Proteins co-encoded in one Uloborus diversus isolate 005 chromosome 9, Udiv.v.3.1, whole genome shotgun sequence genomic window:
- the LOC129230267 gene encoding histone H2A-beta, sperm-like, giving the protein MARKSGGSRKKRVRTSSSKSPASKRQRLSSRRPDVSFPIGEVHQLLESKFTSGRVRSEAAVFLTAIIEYVAAELLELAINHARSRTGSTKKATQLTPEDIDYVIAQDPALKELFERISSMSSGSI; this is encoded by the coding sequence ATGGCGAGAAAATCTGGCGGAAGTCGGAAGAAAAGAGTGAGAACCAGCTCGAGCAAGAGCCCCGCCTCGAAACGACAGAGACTCTCCTCGCGCCGGCCTGATGTCTCATTCCCAATCGGCGAAGTCCACCAGCTATTGGAGTCGAAATTCACCTCTGGCCGTGTCAGGTCGGAGGCCGCTGTTTTCCTCACAGCAATCATCGAGTATGTGGCCGCAGAGCTCCTAGAGTTGGCCATCAACCACGCTCGCTCCAGAACGGGATCGACCAAAAAAGCTACACAGTTGACCCCGGAGGACATTGACTATGTCATCGCACAGGATCCAGCCTTGAAagaactttttgaaagaatttcgtCGATGAGTTCGGGCTCCATCTAA